One genomic region from Sphingobacterium multivorum encodes:
- a CDS encoding fatty acid desaturase translates to MEYDTFSKNYNLHQPQMPFLDHVLQVPTYGWKDADGNLVKPSKKEIFTEFFKRLNIFKDKRNWLPFFSWLKVACLIPFFIIFLVYHFSWWTVLAAFLYSMIVMGTHGTIWHHRFATHGAFKFRNGFWRFFTQNLTINVIPEEIYVISHHVHHAKSDKPGDPYNAQAGFLYCFLADVNHQPIAKNLTENSYNRVKLLMRHTGVTANSYAQYQKWGSYVNPSHAIGSWILNWAFWYAAFYLIGGHALACTLFGAAGFWAVGVRTFNYEGHAKGEDKQREGIDFNERDKSINQLWPGIVAGEWHNNHHLYPKSARSGFKPYQIDLAWCYIKMMHKFGAVSSYRDDKKRFDEQYRIPYLKSKE, encoded by the coding sequence AATTTACATCAACCACAAATGCCCTTTTTAGACCATGTTCTGCAAGTTCCAACCTACGGATGGAAAGACGCCGATGGAAATCTCGTAAAGCCAAGCAAAAAAGAAATTTTCACTGAATTCTTCAAACGCCTTAATATTTTTAAGGATAAACGAAATTGGTTACCCTTTTTTAGCTGGTTAAAAGTAGCTTGCCTCATCCCCTTTTTTATCATCTTTTTGGTTTACCATTTCAGTTGGTGGACTGTGTTAGCCGCGTTCCTGTACAGTATGATCGTTATGGGGACCCATGGAACGATATGGCATCATCGATTTGCGACACACGGCGCATTTAAATTCCGCAACGGTTTCTGGCGTTTTTTCACGCAGAATTTGACCATCAATGTAATTCCCGAAGAAATATATGTTATTTCACATCATGTTCACCACGCAAAATCCGATAAACCGGGTGATCCCTATAATGCCCAAGCTGGCTTTCTATACTGTTTTTTAGCCGATGTAAATCACCAGCCTATTGCTAAGAACCTTACGGAAAATTCCTATAACCGCGTCAAATTGCTTATGCGACACACGGGTGTAACAGCTAATAGTTATGCGCAATATCAAAAGTGGGGGTCGTATGTCAATCCCTCTCATGCAATAGGATCCTGGATATTAAACTGGGCTTTTTGGTATGCCGCCTTTTATTTAATCGGTGGTCACGCACTTGCCTGTACACTCTTTGGAGCCGCCGGCTTTTGGGCAGTCGGTGTGCGCACATTCAACTATGAAGGGCATGCAAAAGGTGAAGACAAACAACGTGAAGGTATCGATTTCAATGAGAGAGACAAATCCATAAACCAGTTATGGCCTGGCATTGTAGCAGGCGAATGGCACAACAACCACCATTTATATCCAAAGAGTGCGCGGAGTGGCTTTAAGCCTTATCAGATAGATCTCGCATGGTGCTATATTAAAATGATGCATAAATTTGGA